The Syntrophales bacterium genomic sequence GCCGTGCCGAAGACCCTGGGCATGACCGATTCCATCCGCTATTCTTCCCTGCTGTCGCCCTTCCTTTCCCTTGTCTCGGGCTTCGTCCGCCCTTTTGTGTGGCTTCTGGAAGCCGTATCCCGGGGGGTCGTTGTCCGGTTCGCCGGTCGGGAGTCCCAAGGCCGCTCAGCCCTGACGGAAGACGAATTCAAGACCATGATCGATGCGGGCCGCCAGGAAGGCGCCCTCGAAGAGACCCAGCGGACCCTGATCCATGCCGTATTCGAGATGGAGGACCGTCCCGTTTCGGAACTGATGGTACCCCGGGTGGATATATTCTGCCTCCCCTCCTCCATGCCCATCGCCGAGATGAAACAGGAGGTGATCCGTGCACGGCACTCGCGGATCCCCATTTACGGGCGGGATCGGGATGACATCCGGGGGCTCCTCCTGGCGGCGGACCTCCTGAAAATTCCCGAGGGAGAGAAAAAGGCCTCCTCCATTGAAAGCTACCTGAGAAAGGTCTATTTCGTTCCAGAGTGCAAGACGGCGGGGAGGCTGCTGAGGGAGTTCCAGAAGCGGCGCCTGCAGACCGCCGTCGTGGTGGACGAATACGGAGGTGTGTCCGGGCTCATCACCCTGGAGGATATCCTGGAACACCTCTTCCGTGACCTCTATGACGAGCACGGCATCCGGAAAGGCCTCTGGGAGAAGGTGGGTG encodes the following:
- a CDS encoding hemolysin family protein, translated to MENLIILKLAFIALLFFLSALLSCSEAALFSLTPLHIHKMVQERTPFLRAVQGLLADRRRLLVTIIFSNESVNIGVSVLATSLIVSLLGADLGWLSIAVTIPILLIFCEAVPKTLGMTDSIRYSSLLSPFLSLVSGFVRPFVWLLEAVSRGVVVRFAGRESQGRSALTEDEFKTMIDAGRQEGALEETQRTLIHAVFEMEDRPVSELMVPRVDIFCLPSSMPIAEMKQEVIRARHSRIPIYGRDRDDIRGLLLAADLLKIPEGEKKASSIESYLRKVYFVPECKTAGRLLREFQKRRLQTAVVVDEYGGVSGLITLEDILEHLFRDLYDEHGIRKGLWEKVGENAWVVSGRMETEDLNELLGLSLSPEEFDTAGGFVLHLFGKLPHRGEAVSFGGYRFLVTKVGPARILNIWVTREARDKGEDHDA